From a region of the Rubidibacter lacunae KORDI 51-2 genome:
- the ftsH3 gene encoding ATP-dependent zinc metalloprotease FtsH3, which yields MNKNGNKRWRNAGLYVLLAIVAVALATAFLEREPQSQETWKYSEFINNIKNDRVEQVQLSSDRSEAIATAEDGSKVRVTLVNDPQLDQILLENKVDIDVQPKSDEGFLWRALSGLFVPLLVLAGLFFLLRRAQGGPGSQAMNFGKSRAKVQMEPQTNVTFADVAGIEQAKLELSELVDFLKNADRFTEVGAKIPKGALLVGPPGTGKTLLARAVAGEAGVPFFSISGSEFVEMFVGVGASRVRDLFEQAKSSAPCIIFIDEIDAVGRQRGAGLGGGNDEREQTLNQLLTEMDGFEGNTGIIIIAATNRPDVLDQALLRPGRFDRQIVVDRPDYAGRLEILNVHARGKTLAKDVDLDKVARRTPGFTGADLANLLNEAAILAARRELTEISMDEVNDAIDRVLAGPEKKDRVMSEKRKQLVAYHEAGHALCGALMPDYDPVQKISIIPRGAAGGLTWFTPSEDRLDSGLYSRSYLQNQMAVALGGRIAEEIVFGEEEVTTGASNDLQQVARVARQMVTRLGMSDRLGPVALGRSNGNVFLGRDIASDRDFSDETAAAIDEEVRSLVDRAYQRCKDVLVSNRHILDKLAAALVEKETVDADELQQLLTENEVKMAAIA from the coding sequence GTGAACAAAAACGGTAATAAAAGATGGCGTAATGCCGGGCTCTACGTCTTGCTCGCGATCGTTGCGGTTGCTTTAGCAACGGCGTTTCTGGAGCGCGAGCCCCAGAGCCAAGAAACGTGGAAATACAGCGAGTTTATCAACAACATCAAGAACGATCGGGTCGAGCAAGTCCAGCTAAGTTCCGATCGCTCTGAAGCGATCGCGACAGCCGAGGATGGCAGCAAGGTGCGGGTGACGTTGGTTAACGATCCGCAGCTCGACCAGATTCTGCTCGAGAATAAAGTAGATATAGACGTGCAGCCTAAGAGCGATGAAGGCTTTTTGTGGCGCGCGTTGAGCGGTTTATTCGTGCCGCTACTGGTACTTGCCGGTCTGTTCTTTTTGCTACGGCGCGCTCAAGGCGGTCCGGGTTCGCAAGCCATGAACTTCGGCAAGTCCCGAGCCAAAGTTCAGATGGAGCCCCAGACCAACGTCACTTTCGCAGACGTGGCGGGCATCGAGCAAGCAAAGTTGGAACTCAGCGAGTTGGTGGATTTCCTTAAAAATGCCGATCGCTTCACGGAAGTGGGGGCAAAGATTCCCAAGGGGGCGCTGCTGGTCGGACCGCCAGGAACGGGTAAGACCCTGTTGGCGCGGGCAGTCGCTGGCGAGGCTGGCGTGCCGTTCTTCAGCATATCTGGTTCCGAGTTTGTGGAAATGTTCGTTGGCGTAGGGGCTTCGCGCGTGCGCGATTTATTCGAGCAAGCCAAGAGCAGTGCTCCCTGCATCATCTTTATCGACGAGATCGACGCCGTGGGTCGACAGCGCGGTGCCGGCTTGGGTGGCGGTAACGACGAGCGCGAGCAAACCCTCAACCAGCTGCTGACCGAGATGGACGGCTTTGAGGGCAACACTGGGATCATCATCATCGCCGCGACCAACCGCCCCGACGTACTCGACCAAGCCTTACTGCGTCCGGGCCGCTTCGACCGCCAGATCGTGGTCGATCGTCCCGACTACGCCGGGCGGTTGGAGATCCTCAACGTCCACGCACGCGGCAAGACTCTGGCTAAGGATGTCGACCTCGACAAAGTGGCGCGACGGACGCCGGGCTTCACCGGAGCGGACTTGGCTAACCTACTCAACGAGGCAGCAATCCTCGCCGCCCGCCGCGAGCTGACGGAGATTTCGATGGACGAGGTCAACGACGCGATCGATCGCGTGCTGGCCGGTCCGGAAAAGAAAGACCGCGTGATGAGCGAGAAGCGCAAGCAGTTGGTCGCTTACCACGAAGCCGGCCATGCTCTCTGCGGAGCGCTAATGCCTGACTACGATCCGGTCCAGAAAATCAGCATCATCCCTCGCGGTGCGGCAGGCGGACTCACTTGGTTCACGCCGAGCGAGGACCGTCTCGATTCCGGACTTTACTCACGCTCTTACCTGCAGAACCAGATGGCCGTAGCGCTGGGCGGTCGCATCGCAGAAGAAATCGTCTTCGGTGAGGAAGAGGTGACGACAGGGGCGTCTAACGATCTGCAGCAAGTTGCCCGCGTGGCTCGGCAGATGGTTACCCGCTTGGGAATGAGCGATCGCTTGGGTCCGGTCGCGTTGGGTCGCTCGAACGGCAACGTTTTCCTCGGTCGGGATATAGCCTCGGACCGCGACTTCTCTGACGAGACGGCAGCGGCTATCGACGAGGAAGTTCGCTCCCTAGTCGATCGAGCTTACCAGCGATGCAAGGACGTGCTAGTTAGCAACCGTCACATTCTCGACAAGCTCGCGGCAGCATTGGTGGAGAAAGAAACCGTCGACGCCGACGAACTACAGCAACTCCTGACTGAGAATGAGGTGAAGATGGCTGCGATTGCCTAA
- a CDS encoding DUF4168 domain-containing protein, with the protein MIALSIGTGIIGLLATVSFVGALPAAVELPSLPVFVAQGADISDEELQQFANALEQVFQIRSASRDRAVATVRATGMEPERYDEILRAQRESDGAENAGATEAELEQFEDASKDLLAIVRETQDEMQEAVEQEGLDIERYEEIGLAVQNDSELQERIRDLLGGE; encoded by the coding sequence GTGATTGCACTATCAATTGGCACCGGCATCATCGGTCTTCTGGCTACCGTTAGTTTCGTTGGCGCGCTGCCGGCCGCCGTCGAGCTACCGTCCTTACCCGTATTTGTCGCTCAGGGTGCTGACATCAGTGACGAAGAGCTGCAGCAGTTTGCAAACGCGCTCGAGCAGGTTTTCCAAATCCGCAGTGCATCCCGCGATCGGGCCGTTGCCACCGTCCGCGCAACCGGCATGGAGCCAGAGCGCTACGACGAAATCCTGCGCGCGCAGCGAGAGTCGGATGGCGCGGAGAATGCTGGTGCCACCGAAGCGGAACTGGAGCAGTTCGAAGACGCCAGCAAAGATCTGCTCGCGATCGTCCGCGAGACCCAAGATGAAATGCAGGAAGCAGTGGAGCAAGAAGGTCTAGATATAGAGCGCTATGAGGAGATCGGCCTCGCGGTCCAAAACGACTCCGAACTGCAAGAGCGGATCCGCGACCTGCTTGGTGGCGAGTAG